The Skermanella rosea genomic sequence CCTCCACCGCACCCGCCACCGACACCAGGGCGAAGGCGTAGGAGGCGTGGTCGCGGACCTTGCGGTAGAGCTGGCCTCCGGGCGGGGGCGGGGGCAGCTCGACCTGCCTCGGCCGAGCCGATCCCCTCGATCGTGGTGATGTCGTCGTCCTGGTGCATGACCGCGAGCGTCAGGCAGGAATTGATCCGCCGCCCGTTCACCAGCACCGTGCAAGCACCGCACTGGCCGTGGTCGCAGCCCTTCTTGCTGCCCGTGAGGTCCAGGTGTTCGCGCAGCACGTCGAGCAGCGAGGTCCGGATGTCCGGATCCAGGTCGTAGGAGCGACCGTTGATCGTGAAATGCATCGGAGTCACCCTTCTGGTGGATGTCCTGGAACGCCGGGCGGCTGCGGTTGGCTCCGCCGCCGGTGTGACAGTCCCGGATTGGTTACGGCGTTCCGCACCTACATTGGGCAACTCCCGCCTGCGTAGAAGGCAGGGTATTATCCTGGGACAGGGCTATCCCATGTTGAGGTCCGCCCTGGTGCCGGCGTGCTCTACATCCTGACCGACCCGGCCGCCCGGCACCTGCTGGGTGCCGCCTGGGCCGACGAGGCAAGGCGCATGGTCGCGCAGTTCCGCGCGACGCACGACCTGCTCGCGGGCGATCCCGCCTTCCTCGACCTGCTGGAGCGCGCGCGGGCAGGCTGCTCCGAGATCGCGGAGTGGTGGCCGGAGCACGACGTCCGCGACGCCGGGGGCGGGCGCAAGGTCATGAGCCATCCCGAGCGGGGGCTGCTGCGCTTCGAGTACGCGACCTTCCAGTCGAGCGACGATCCGGCGCTCAAGCTGATC encodes the following:
- a CDS encoding MmyB family transcriptional regulator translates to MLYILTDPAARHLLGAAWADEARRMVAQFRATHDLLAGDPAFLDLLERARAGCSEIAEWWPEHDVRDAGGGRKVMSHPERGLLRFEYATFQSSDDPALKLILYTPA